In Actinomycetes bacterium, the genomic window GCCACCGACCCGATGGGGGACTCCGACTACCGGCTGGCAGTGGTCGACCTCCTGGGCGCGCTCGCCTACGGCGAGCTGACCGCGTTCGAGCGGCTCGCCGACGACGCGTCCTTCGCTCCCTCCATCGCCGACAAGGCGGCGCTCGCCGC contains:
- a CDS encoding ferritin-like fold-containing protein translates to MEALTEPPADPATDPMGDSDYRLAVVDLLGALAYGELTAFERLADDASFAPSIADKAALAA